The proteins below come from a single uncultured Carboxylicivirga sp. genomic window:
- a CDS encoding sugar O-acetyltransferase, which translates to MMETVTNCKFPEVTYDAFAPELVTMRKEASYLTLKFNTSGDKNYLEQLFERNLDDVNINPPIHCNYGSDKIKFGKKVFINFNCTFQPFGGIEIGDNAFIGPNVQMYTAIHPTDPELRTKGDSSTSKIVIGNDVWIGGGAVILPGVTIGDGASIGAGSVVTKNIPPRSVAVGNPCRVIKTV; encoded by the coding sequence ATGATGGAAACAGTAACAAATTGTAAATTTCCTGAAGTAACATACGATGCCTTTGCACCCGAATTGGTTACCATGCGCAAAGAAGCTTCGTATCTGACTTTGAAATTCAATACTTCAGGCGACAAAAATTACCTTGAGCAGTTATTCGAACGCAACTTGGATGATGTAAATATCAACCCGCCTATTCATTGTAATTACGGGAGCGATAAAATAAAATTCGGCAAGAAAGTATTTATCAATTTCAACTGTACCTTTCAGCCATTTGGAGGTATCGAAATTGGCGATAATGCTTTTATCGGGCCTAATGTGCAAATGTACACAGCCATTCATCCAACCGATCCAGAGCTGAGAACAAAAGGTGATTCATCAACCAGTAAGATTGTAATTGGTAATGATGTTTGGATTGGTGGCGGTGCTGTTATTCTTCCGGGTGTAACCATTGGAGATGGTGCTTCAATAGGAGCAGGTAGCGTGGTGACTAAAAACATTCCTCCTCGTTCTGTGGCGGTAGGAAACCCTTGTAGAGTGATTAAAACAGTTTAA
- a CDS encoding SDR family NAD(P)-dependent oxidoreductase, with the protein MSRVFITGSTDGLGLLAAQKLIDHGHQVVLHARNDKRAKSAIDKAPGAEKVLIGDLSFINETKELAYKVNELGKFDAVIHNAGILHVEEKAKSKDGVPLLFAVNTMAPYILTALIHPPKRLVYTCSSMHRQGDARETKLEALANGKAFPSYSDTKLHDLILALAVQRQWPDVVTNAVDPGWVPTKMGGAGARDDLHKGYETQIWLATSTDEKSLKGGRLLFHQKEVDFNPQAKDIIIQNKLLSVCEQISGVKI; encoded by the coding sequence ATGTCACGAGTATTTATAACAGGATCGACTGATGGATTAGGCCTTTTGGCTGCTCAAAAGTTAATAGATCATGGACACCAGGTAGTGTTGCACGCCCGCAATGATAAACGAGCTAAGTCTGCAATTGATAAAGCACCAGGGGCTGAAAAAGTTCTAATTGGAGACTTGTCCTTTATAAATGAGACCAAGGAGTTGGCATATAAAGTAAATGAGTTAGGAAAGTTTGATGCTGTTATCCATAATGCAGGAATCTTGCATGTTGAAGAGAAAGCAAAAAGTAAGGATGGAGTTCCTCTTTTATTTGCTGTAAATACCATGGCACCATACATTCTTACAGCATTAATTCATCCTCCAAAAAGATTAGTTTACACCTGTTCGAGTATGCATCGGCAGGGTGATGCTCGCGAAACAAAATTGGAAGCGTTAGCTAATGGAAAAGCCTTTCCGAGTTATTCCGATACTAAGCTACACGATTTGATATTAGCATTGGCTGTTCAGCGTCAATGGCCTGATGTTGTTACAAATGCAGTAGATCCGGGTTGGGTACCTACCAAGATGGGCGGGGCTGGGGCTCGTGATGATTTACATAAAGGGTACGAAACACAAATTTGGTTAGCCACTTCTACAGATGAAAAGTCATTAAAAGGTGGTCGGCTATTGTTTCATCAAAAAGAAGTTGATTTTAATCCACAGGCAAAAGATATCATTATACAGAATAAATTACTGTCGGTATGTGAACAAATTTCAGGAGTGAAAATTTAG
- a CDS encoding tautomerase family protein, which translates to MPHLQIKLLEGKTEEQKQELAQELVKTAQRVIGYGEESFSVSIEDFTLEQWKNNVYPNEIMGKKDILYKEPGYEM; encoded by the coding sequence ATGCCACATCTACAAATAAAACTATTGGAAGGAAAAACCGAAGAGCAAAAACAAGAGTTAGCTCAGGAATTGGTTAAAACTGCTCAAAGAGTAATCGGTTATGGTGAGGAGTCATTCTCTGTATCCATCGAGGATTTTACCCTGGAGCAATGGAAAAATAATGTTTATCCAAACGAAATTATGGGGAAGAAGGATATTCTTTATAAAGAGCCCGGATATGAGATGTAA
- a CDS encoding IS256 family transposase, with protein sequence MKKEFDYESFKAEALEGLKSGKGLSGSDNVLAPLLKDLLEGALEGELDCHLSDRTVPNRRNGKTSKIVKTDHGSIILETPRDRNGDFAPEIVKKRQTTIGEAFENRILSLYGKGLSYADIQDHLLDLYGLDVSVGKLSSITDKIIPKIQEWQGRRLESVYAIVWLDAMHFKVKENGQVVSKAVYIILGHKMNGKKDLLGMYISESEGAKFWLQVLSDLQNRGVDDILIACMDNLKGFTEAVFPKVDIQLCIIHQLRNSFKYVAFKDRKELGNNLKAIYQASNASEAELALDQLEDKWNHKYPLVIKSWKKNWHYLTRFFEYSKHLRRIMYTTNTIEGFNRQIRRVTKRKGAFQSEMALFKILYLAQEEVTRSWQASPAYWGQVKQELIIKFEDRCGQFQ encoded by the coding sequence ATGAAAAAAGAGTTTGATTACGAATCGTTTAAAGCAGAAGCCTTAGAAGGCTTAAAGTCTGGAAAGGGTCTAAGTGGATCAGATAATGTTTTAGCTCCCTTGCTAAAAGATTTGTTGGAAGGAGCTTTGGAAGGGGAGCTAGACTGTCATTTATCAGACAGAACAGTACCTAACCGGAGAAATGGAAAAACAAGTAAGATCGTTAAAACAGACCATGGAAGTATTATTCTTGAGACACCTCGTGATAGAAACGGGGATTTTGCACCGGAGATCGTAAAGAAGCGTCAGACGACGATTGGAGAAGCCTTTGAGAATCGAATCCTATCACTTTATGGCAAAGGTCTTAGTTATGCAGACATTCAAGATCATTTACTCGATTTATATGGTTTAGATGTTTCAGTAGGTAAATTAAGTTCGATTACAGATAAGATAATACCCAAGATACAGGAATGGCAAGGACGACGGTTGGAGTCGGTATATGCCATTGTATGGCTTGATGCCATGCATTTTAAGGTAAAAGAAAATGGTCAAGTTGTTTCAAAAGCAGTCTACATTATTCTTGGACATAAGATGAATGGTAAAAAGGATTTATTGGGTATGTATATATCAGAAAGCGAAGGGGCTAAATTTTGGTTACAAGTACTCAGTGACCTTCAAAACAGAGGTGTTGATGATATATTAATTGCTTGTATGGATAACCTAAAAGGCTTTACAGAGGCAGTTTTTCCAAAAGTAGACATCCAGCTTTGCATTATTCACCAACTCCGTAATTCATTTAAATATGTTGCCTTTAAGGATAGAAAAGAACTAGGTAACAATCTAAAAGCAATATATCAAGCATCAAATGCATCAGAAGCTGAGTTGGCTTTGGATCAGTTAGAGGATAAATGGAACCACAAATATCCTTTGGTGATTAAATCCTGGAAGAAAAACTGGCACTACCTTACACGCTTTTTTGAATACTCAAAACACCTTCGCCGAATCATGTATACAACCAATACAATAGAGGGGTTTAATCGCCAGATCAGAAGGGTTACTAAACGCAAAGGAGCTTTCCAAAGTGAAATGGCATTGTTCAAAATACTATATCTGGCTCAAGAAGAAGTCACGCGATCATGGCAGGCAAGTCCCGCATATTGGGGACAGGTTAAACAAGAATTAATCATTAAATTTGAAGACAGATGTGGTCAGTTCCAATAA
- a CDS encoding DapH/DapD/GlmU-related protein, giving the protein MSETIFERMQSGEVVPFADPQYAEVSKSGIRTLELLVKYNATSDPDQLRKLWGELSGEALDATSYIQIPLMVNHAEFVKVGKNVYINHACSMLALGTITVEDDVLIGPKCNLITEGHPVDPNNRKALEVKPVVIKKNAWLGAGVTILPGVTVGENSIVAAGAVVNKDVPANSVVAGIPAKVIKEI; this is encoded by the coding sequence ATGAGTGAGACTATTTTTGAAAGAATGCAATCCGGTGAAGTGGTTCCGTTTGCCGATCCTCAGTATGCCGAGGTAAGTAAATCGGGAATTCGAACGCTTGAGTTGCTTGTAAAATATAATGCCACATCAGATCCTGACCAATTGAGAAAGCTATGGGGTGAATTGTCTGGTGAGGCATTGGATGCCACAAGTTATATACAAATTCCTTTAATGGTCAATCATGCCGAATTTGTAAAGGTGGGTAAGAATGTATATATCAATCATGCCTGTTCAATGTTGGCTTTGGGTACTATCACTGTAGAAGATGATGTGTTAATAGGGCCTAAATGTAACTTAATCACCGAAGGTCATCCGGTTGATCCAAACAATAGAAAGGCTTTGGAGGTGAAACCGGTGGTGATTAAGAAGAATGCCTGGTTGGGTGCAGGTGTAACTATTTTACCTGGAGTAACAGTTGGGGAGAATTCCATTGTTGCTGCCGGAGCCGTTGTTAATAAAGATGTTCCTGCCAATTCGGTTGTTGCAGGTATTCCTGCTAAAGTTATCAAAGAGATTTAA
- a CDS encoding carboxymuconolactone decarboxylase family protein: protein MKINKTQFLLILATFFTFSCTANAKEDHLDAKQKNMVAISSYTAQGKMPELTKALNDGLDAGLTINEINEALVQLYAYCGFPRSLNGIHALMGVVKDREAKGITDEQGKEIQMHSQTGDRYERGRLVLEELTKTPQAKPAPGFGEFSPRIDAFLKEHLFADIFESDVLSYQQRELITNAALASMSGAESQLGAHIHFGINVGITEGQLNDMFTIIEKTVGKDEANSGRAVLSKVLEMRNK, encoded by the coding sequence ATGAAGATCAACAAAACTCAATTTCTGCTGATTCTCGCTACTTTTTTTACCTTTTCGTGTACCGCAAATGCAAAAGAAGATCATTTGGATGCCAAGCAAAAGAACATGGTGGCTATTTCGAGCTACACTGCGCAAGGTAAGATGCCTGAATTAACAAAAGCTTTAAACGATGGCCTTGATGCCGGACTTACCATTAACGAAATTAACGAAGCATTGGTGCAGCTATATGCCTATTGCGGATTTCCTAGAAGTTTAAATGGAATTCATGCTTTGATGGGTGTTGTGAAAGACAGAGAAGCCAAAGGCATTACTGATGAGCAAGGGAAAGAAATACAGATGCATAGTCAAACCGGCGATCGTTACGAAAGAGGGCGTTTGGTGTTGGAAGAACTAACAAAAACACCGCAAGCAAAACCAGCTCCCGGCTTTGGTGAGTTTTCGCCTCGTATTGATGCCTTTTTGAAAGAACATTTGTTTGCCGATATATTCGAAAGTGATGTACTAAGCTATCAACAGCGCGAGTTGATAACCAATGCCGCCTTGGCTTCTATGTCGGGCGCCGAATCGCAGTTGGGGGCTCATATTCATTTTGGAATAAATGTTGGCATTACCGAAGGGCAATTAAACGACATGTTTACTATCATCGAAAAAACAGTTGGTAAAGACGAAGCCAACAGCGGAAGAGCCGTTTTAAGCAAAGTGCTTGAAATGAGAAATAAGTAA
- a CDS encoding alpha/beta fold hydrolase has product MKKFNQSILVLFLISIMFSCTNKPQKSTSVNGLQAETKAVEINGAVGKLKAILEIPEVENDVCPLVILMHGFMSSKNDQLITAVANELKAKGMASIRFDFDGHGESDGEFVKMTVPLEVKDALAVFEYAKTLDFVSDISLLGHSQGGVVTSLVAGELNDAVKSVVLMAPAAVLVDDAKNGTVMGVKYDPVNVPEYVDVYNHKLGRDYIQSAQQLDIYGKAAGYKGVVCLIHGKADRIVPFSYSERYNETYNNSTLHLFENENHMFSVNTKLAVDTAVDFLVNQNK; this is encoded by the coding sequence ATGAAAAAATTCAATCAATCAATACTCGTACTATTTTTAATATCAATCATGTTTAGCTGTACTAATAAACCACAAAAAAGCACTTCGGTTAATGGTTTACAAGCCGAAACCAAAGCGGTTGAAATCAATGGTGCTGTTGGTAAACTCAAAGCGATATTAGAAATACCTGAAGTAGAAAACGATGTATGTCCGTTGGTTATATTGATGCACGGTTTTATGTCATCTAAAAATGATCAGCTTATAACTGCTGTTGCAAATGAGCTAAAAGCAAAAGGTATGGCATCCATTCGTTTCGATTTTGACGGACATGGCGAGAGTGATGGTGAATTTGTTAAAATGACAGTGCCGTTGGAAGTTAAAGATGCTTTGGCAGTTTTTGAATATGCCAAAACACTGGATTTTGTTTCAGACATTAGCTTACTAGGACATTCTCAAGGTGGTGTTGTTACCTCGTTGGTGGCTGGCGAATTAAACGATGCCGTAAAAAGTGTTGTGTTAATGGCTCCTGCAGCTGTTTTGGTTGATGATGCAAAAAACGGAACTGTAATGGGGGTTAAGTACGATCCTGTTAATGTACCCGAATATGTTGACGTATATAATCATAAGTTAGGACGCGACTATATTCAATCGGCTCAACAATTGGATATTTATGGAAAGGCAGCAGGATACAAAGGAGTTGTTTGTTTGATTCATGGTAAGGCCGATCGTATAGTTCCTTTCTCATATAGCGAAAGATATAACGAGACTTACAACAATAGCACACTTCACTTATTCGAAAACGAAAACCATATGTTTAGTGTCAATACCAAGCTGGCTGTTGATACTGCTGTTGATTTTTTAGTGAATCAAAATAAATAG
- a CDS encoding cupin domain-containing protein: protein MKRSISNTFLALGVLFIAYSCNQPTSNTQSTEVTAEVVKEMDPIFTQNPAPEAFISKFFTGKVGVNMMLKNDENNEYSIANVVFDPEARTNWHTHPKGQVLLVLAGEGFYKAEGQPVQKLKKGDVVNIPPHVNHWHGAAAGSKFVHVALTNYKDGQNVIWGDAVSDEDYTSVLAE, encoded by the coding sequence ATGAAACGAAGTATATCAAATACCTTTTTAGCCTTAGGCGTACTGTTTATTGCCTACTCTTGTAATCAACCTACATCTAATACTCAAAGTACTGAAGTAACAGCAGAAGTTGTAAAAGAAATGGATCCAATCTTCACCCAAAATCCGGCACCCGAAGCTTTTATATCTAAATTCTTTACCGGAAAGGTAGGGGTAAATATGATGTTGAAAAACGACGAGAACAATGAGTATTCGATTGCTAATGTGGTTTTCGATCCTGAAGCACGTACCAATTGGCACACTCATCCTAAAGGACAAGTATTGTTAGTATTAGCGGGCGAAGGTTTTTACAAAGCCGAAGGTCAACCCGTTCAAAAACTAAAAAAGGGTGATGTGGTAAATATTCCTCCACATGTAAATCACTGGCATGGAGCTGCAGCAGGTAGTAAATTTGTTCATGTGGCACTTACCAATTATAAAGATGGTCAAAATGTTATCTGGGGTGATGCGGTAAGCGACGAGGATTATACAAGTGTATTGGCTGAATAA
- a CDS encoding flavodoxin, producing MSSETNNGNCLVAYFSWSGNTFTIAKQIAGLVGGDLFEIKPIDSYSQNYGEVVKRARQEIKMGETPELVKQKEQIEKYDVVFIGYPNWCNTFPAPVLTFLTTHDLKDKKVIPFCTHGGGGVGRSFSELAKQCIDSEVLKGISIDGYAVNDNNVEVKDWIEKLTI from the coding sequence ATGAGTTCAGAGACAAATAATGGCAATTGTTTGGTTGCTTATTTTTCGTGGAGTGGGAATACTTTTACTATTGCCAAACAAATTGCCGGACTGGTGGGTGGAGATCTTTTTGAGATTAAGCCCATCGATTCCTATTCGCAAAACTATGGTGAGGTTGTTAAGCGTGCCCGTCAGGAGATTAAAATGGGTGAAACACCTGAATTGGTGAAACAAAAAGAGCAGATAGAAAAATACGATGTTGTTTTTATCGGCTATCCTAATTGGTGTAATACTTTTCCAGCGCCTGTTTTAACATTTCTAACAACACATGATTTGAAGGATAAAAAGGTGATTCCGTTTTGCACGCACGGTGGAGGTGGAGTAGGACGAAGTTTTTCAGAGTTAGCAAAACAATGTATTGATTCAGAAGTTTTAAAAGGGATTTCTATTGATGGATACGCTGTTAATGATAACAATGTTGAAGTAAAAGATTGGATTGAAAAATTAACCATATGA
- a CDS encoding cyclophilin-like fold protein, producing MKITYTIFLSIAFSFIANLISAQQQKIKLTINNQTELTATMVDNSSVDALLELIENGPLTIAMSDYGNMEKVGPIGTTLPRNDESITTEPGDIILYQGSALVIYYKPNTWSFTRLGKIDNVTQTELQNILGTGDVTVTLELDDSATPVDEVPQNQFQIYPNPVDNWLQVSGSFQSLSIVDISGQEVMRSVNDRVNVSGLKSGLYFLKIEVSHNETVIRRFIKK from the coding sequence ATGAAAATTACTTACACCATTTTCTTATCCATTGCTTTCAGCTTTATAGCCAATTTAATTTCGGCTCAACAACAAAAAATCAAATTAACCATCAATAACCAAACCGAACTAACCGCAACAATGGTTGATAATTCATCAGTGGATGCTTTACTGGAACTGATAGAGAACGGTCCGCTGACCATAGCTATGAGTGATTATGGGAACATGGAAAAAGTTGGACCCATTGGCACTACCTTACCTCGTAATGATGAATCAATAACAACCGAGCCTGGCGACATTATCTTGTATCAGGGAAGTGCTTTAGTTATTTATTACAAACCTAACACTTGGAGTTTTACTCGACTTGGAAAAATTGATAATGTAACACAAACAGAATTGCAAAATATTTTGGGTACGGGAGATGTCACTGTTACATTAGAATTAGACGATTCAGCTACACCTGTTGATGAGGTGCCTCAAAATCAGTTTCAGATTTATCCCAACCCTGTTGACAATTGGTTACAGGTATCCGGATCTTTTCAAAGCCTTTCAATCGTTGATATTAGTGGTCAGGAGGTAATGAGATCTGTAAATGATCGGGTGAATGTAAGCGGACTAAAATCAGGATTGTATTTTTTGAAAATAGAAGTGAGCCATAATGAAACGGTTATCCGGAGGTTTATTAAAAAATAG
- a CDS encoding NAD(P)-dependent alcohol dehydrogenase: MKEDKKSIQENQQSRRDFIKKSAIAGVGASLLLNNPVPVFGSNANKNIKSKGYAAFDTSGILKPWEFERRPVGDNDVLIDVKYASICHSDIHQMKGHWGPQQYPQIPGHEIVGIVAAVGKNVTKFKVGDRAGVGCMVDSCMVCDNCKHGDEHYCENGQTLFTYGYPDKKSPTGITQGGYATNIVVRDHFAVHIPDHISLQEAAPLLCAGITTYSPLMKADFKIGDKVGVAGIGGLGHMAVKLAVSKGAEVYAFTTSPDKVEDIKSWGAKEVIVVDSADKLQPMRGKLDYMISTIPYEYDISSYASCVRPNGHYTQVGVPVGGQLTINTFSLMFSRVNLNVSLIGGIPETQEVVHYCADNDVKPQIEMISGEQINEAWENVVNKKARYRYVIDTATF; this comes from the coding sequence ATGAAAGAAGACAAAAAAAGTATTCAGGAAAATCAGCAATCCAGAAGAGATTTTATTAAAAAATCAGCCATTGCAGGTGTAGGTGCATCATTATTATTAAACAATCCGGTTCCGGTGTTTGGTAGTAATGCGAATAAGAATATTAAGTCGAAAGGTTATGCCGCGTTTGATACATCGGGTATATTAAAACCTTGGGAGTTTGAACGTCGACCGGTTGGTGATAATGATGTTTTGATTGATGTAAAATATGCAAGTATTTGTCATTCCGATATTCATCAGATGAAAGGACACTGGGGACCACAGCAATATCCTCAGATACCTGGTCACGAAATTGTAGGTATTGTAGCAGCTGTTGGAAAAAATGTGACCAAGTTTAAAGTGGGTGATCGTGCCGGTGTAGGTTGTATGGTTGATAGCTGTATGGTGTGTGATAACTGTAAACACGGTGATGAGCATTACTGTGAGAACGGCCAAACACTATTTACATACGGATATCCCGATAAAAAATCGCCTACAGGAATTACACAAGGTGGATATGCAACCAATATTGTTGTGCGTGATCATTTTGCCGTTCATATTCCTGATCATATATCACTTCAGGAAGCTGCACCACTGTTGTGTGCCGGTATTACTACTTATTCTCCTTTGATGAAGGCAGATTTTAAGATTGGCGATAAAGTAGGAGTAGCCGGAATTGGAGGACTAGGTCATATGGCAGTTAAACTAGCTGTTTCAAAAGGAGCCGAAGTGTATGCCTTTACTACTTCGCCCGATAAAGTAGAAGATATCAAATCGTGGGGTGCAAAAGAAGTTATTGTTGTTGATAGCGCAGATAAATTGCAGCCTATGAGAGGAAAACTGGATTATATGATTTCAACAATCCCTTATGAATACGATATTTCATCATATGCTAGCTGTGTAAGACCCAATGGACATTATACGCAGGTTGGAGTTCCTGTAGGCGGACAGTTAACTATTAATACATTCAGTCTCATGTTCAGCCGTGTCAACCTTAATGTTTCATTAATTGGAGGTATTCCTGAGACTCAGGAAGTGGTTCATTATTGTGCAGATAATGATGTTAAGCCTCAAATAGAAATGATTAGTGGAGAGCAGATTAATGAGGCATGGGAGAATGTTGTCAATAAGAAAGCCCGCTACCGCTATGTGATTGATACTGCAACTTTTTAA
- a CDS encoding aldo/keto reductase produces the protein MILQEKYTLSNGVEIPKLGLGTWFISDEDSVQAVKDAVELGYRHIDTAQAYQNERGVGEGIRTCGVAREELFVTTKLAAEIKSYDEAVASINNSLKVMGLDYLDMMIIHSPRPWMEFHEEDPFFEGNREAWRALEDAYKAGKIKAIGLSNFQKEDLDNILESCTVKPMVNQILAHISNTPKELIAYSQEKGMLVEAYSPVAHGELMKNEDVKKMAEKYGVSVPQLSIRYCLELGLLPLPKTANPAHMQNNAELDFEISKEDMEVLKSVETIKDYGESSMFPVYGGKLK, from the coding sequence ATGATTTTACAAGAAAAATATACTTTATCAAACGGAGTTGAAATTCCAAAATTAGGATTAGGAACCTGGTTTATTAGCGACGAAGATTCAGTACAAGCTGTAAAAGATGCAGTAGAGTTAGGCTATCGTCATATTGATACCGCTCAAGCTTATCAAAACGAGCGAGGTGTTGGCGAAGGCATCAGAACCTGTGGTGTTGCGCGCGAAGAGCTTTTTGTAACCACTAAGCTGGCAGCTGAGATTAAATCGTACGACGAAGCTGTGGCTTCCATCAATAATTCGTTAAAAGTAATGGGATTGGATTACCTTGATATGATGATTATTCACAGTCCTAGACCATGGATGGAATTTCACGAAGAAGATCCATTCTTTGAGGGCAACCGCGAAGCATGGCGTGCTCTTGAAGATGCTTACAAAGCAGGAAAAATAAAAGCCATCGGTCTTTCTAATTTTCAGAAAGAAGATCTTGATAATATTCTTGAGTCGTGCACGGTTAAACCAATGGTGAATCAGATTTTGGCTCACATTAGTAATACACCTAAAGAGTTGATTGCTTATTCTCAGGAAAAAGGAATGTTGGTGGAAGCCTATTCTCCGGTAGCTCATGGTGAGTTGATGAAAAATGAGGATGTGAAGAAAATGGCTGAGAAATATGGCGTTTCGGTTCCTCAGTTATCAATCCGCTATTGTTTGGAACTGGGCTTATTGCCTTTGCCAAAGACAGCTAATCCGGCACATATGCAAAACAATGCTGAACTGGATTTTGAAATTTCAAAAGAAGATATGGAAGTTTTAAAATCGGTAGAAACCATCAAAGACTACGGCGAATCGAGTATGTTTCCTGTCTACGGAGGAAAACTAAAATAA
- a CDS encoding DapH/DapD/GlmU-related protein — MKNNPSKNIFDRLQAGEAVPYSDPSHSQIADAAARTTKLLIELNATADNDKVRQLWGEMSGEALDDSSMIQIPVYVNIGKFTRIGKNVYINHLCSMLDMGTITIGDDVLIGPKVNILTEDHPVKPSERKALMARPVVIKNGAWIGAGATILPGVTVGENSVVAAVAVVNKDVPPNTVVGGMPAKVIKELE, encoded by the coding sequence ATGAAAAACAATCCATCTAAAAATATTTTTGATCGATTACAGGCCGGAGAGGCCGTTCCTTATTCCGATCCAAGTCATAGTCAGATAGCTGATGCAGCTGCTCGTACCACAAAGTTATTGATAGAACTTAATGCCACAGCCGACAATGATAAAGTACGCCAGTTATGGGGCGAAATGTCGGGCGAAGCATTGGATGATAGTAGCATGATTCAGATACCTGTTTACGTGAATATTGGCAAGTTTACGCGAATTGGCAAAAATGTGTATATCAATCATCTGTGTTCTATGCTTGATATGGGAACCATCACCATTGGAGACGATGTGTTGATTGGTCCCAAAGTGAATATACTAACCGAAGATCATCCTGTAAAACCATCGGAACGTAAGGCTTTAATGGCAAGACCTGTGGTTATTAAAAACGGAGCGTGGATAGGTGCGGGGGCAACCATTTTACCCGGGGTAACAGTAGGTGAGAATTCGGTGGTGGCCGCAGTAGCTGTGGTAAACAAAGATGTGCCACCCAATACGGTAGTGGGTGGTATGCCGGCAAAAGTCATTAAAGAATTAGAATAA
- a CDS encoding cyclophilin-like fold protein — translation MKIKITINNNEFAATLNDSEAAKDFASLFPMTAKLNDYARTEKVCDLSKRLSTAGSPSGCSAKTGDITCYSPWGNLAIFYKSFGYAQGLINLGKIDGDMKQFASACDKGDATFELID, via the coding sequence ATGAAGATTAAAATAACCATTAATAACAATGAATTCGCAGCAACATTGAACGATAGTGAAGCTGCCAAAGATTTTGCCTCGTTATTTCCAATGACTGCCAAACTAAACGATTATGCACGAACCGAAAAGGTTTGTGATTTAAGCAAACGTCTTAGCACAGCTGGTTCACCATCGGGATGTTCTGCTAAAACGGGTGATATCACCTGCTATTCTCCATGGGGTAATCTGGCCATTTTTTATAAAAGCTTTGGTTATGCTCAAGGGCTAATCAATTTAGGTAAGATAGATGGCGACATGAAGCAGTTTGCTTCGGCATGCGACAAAGGGGATGCAACATTTGAATTGATCGATTAA